Proteins from a single region of Phycisphaerae bacterium:
- a CDS encoding hydrogenase small subunit — translation MRQYSRRSILRVGAALAAGFGLDRQYGRAIAAGLEKLVTQEARVLWLQGMNCTGCSVSLLNSTDPGPLDLLTDVLSLAYHSTLSAAEGKVASEVVDKVTAAGGYYLVLEGAIPLKMPKACKVNGIPLTTILQTACRNAKAIITAGTCAAFGGIPAAEGNPTGAGSLKEFMDKEGIPTKGRLINCPGCPMHPEELVGTLAYVLAKGLPELDPELLTPTLFYGHSVHDNCPRFHYWQKHEYAEKFGDPGCLFKLGCLGPLSHTNCPQRQWNGGVNWCIRAGSPCLGCTSKEFAKRRDFPFYRKGEQVHTVAYAEQDRGSKLQ, via the coding sequence ATGCGCCAGTATTCACGAAGAAGCATTCTTCGAGTAGGTGCCGCCCTGGCCGCCGGTTTTGGCCTGGACCGCCAGTACGGCCGAGCGATAGCCGCGGGGCTGGAGAAGCTTGTTACGCAAGAGGCAAGAGTCCTCTGGCTTCAGGGCATGAACTGCACCGGCTGCTCGGTTTCGCTGCTGAACAGCACGGATCCCGGGCCGCTGGATTTGCTCACCGACGTGTTGTCGCTGGCCTATCATTCCACCCTGTCGGCCGCCGAGGGCAAGGTCGCCAGCGAGGTGGTCGACAAGGTCACCGCTGCCGGCGGATACTACCTGGTCCTGGAGGGAGCGATACCGCTGAAAATGCCGAAAGCCTGCAAGGTCAACGGCATCCCCCTGACGACCATTCTGCAGACCGCCTGCCGCAACGCGAAGGCGATCATTACCGCCGGCACGTGCGCGGCTTTCGGTGGCATACCGGCTGCCGAGGGCAATCCCACCGGGGCCGGCAGCCTGAAGGAGTTCATGGACAAGGAAGGGATTCCGACGAAGGGCCGACTGATCAACTGCCCGGGTTGCCCCATGCATCCGGAGGAACTAGTCGGGACTCTGGCCTACGTGCTGGCCAAGGGGCTTCCCGAACTCGATCCGGAGCTGCTCACCCCGACACTATTCTATGGCCACTCGGTCCATGACAACTGCCCGCGGTTCCACTACTGGCAGAAGCACGAGTATGCGGAGAAGTTCGGAGATCCAGGATGCCTGTTCAAGTTGGGTTGCCTGGGTCCCCTCAGCCACACCAACTGCCCGCAACGGCAGTGGAACGGCGGCGTGAACTGGTGCATCCGGGCGGGCTCGCCCTGCCTCGGCTGCACGAGCAAGGAGTTCGCCAAGAGGCGGGACTTCCCGTTCTACCGCAAGGGCGAGCAAGTCCACACAGTTGCGTACGCGGAACAGGACAGAGGGAGCAAGTTACAATGA